A window from Triticum aestivum cultivar Chinese Spring chromosome 6D, IWGSC CS RefSeq v2.1, whole genome shotgun sequence encodes these proteins:
- the LOC123143295 gene encoding L-type lectin-domain containing receptor kinase IX.1 encodes MAMATPKCRPVLGLLLLAVSSCLPLAVTSLSFDYNFSAPGVLASADLKYMNDSAPVLDRIDLTNLSRSWSTGRVAHGQAVRLWDDGTGKAASFTTNFTFAVKSLNVTTSQGDGMAFFVGPYPPSMPTDATGGFLALFNNRGNPANTYFPPTVGVEFDTFRNVEWDPDDAVNHLGLNVNSISSKEYTPLPDGSFNGAMSASVTYDAGTATLSATLRLDDMPELSSYTVSAKVDWRAAGLTQDAAVGFSAAIGDYVEQHQIFSWSFESTLTDDIITSKRKKTGLVAGLVSTGIFIFVAVAAWLGYLQYLKSKSTHTQDTAEDSDAPLDQDMDDVFENGAGPRRFSYDELSRATRGFSDEEKLGEGGFGAVYRGYLQEQGLHVAIKRISKTSRQGRREYVAEVTIIGRLRHRNLVLLVGWCHKADELLLVYELMTNGSLDEHLYNSTSILTWPTRYKIILGTGSALLYLHQEWEQCVVHRDIKPSNIMLDASFNPKLGDFGLARLVDHSRGGYTTMLAGTKGYMDPECAVTSRASTETDVYSFGVVLLEVACGRRPIALLLEDEDRVVLVQWIQKLYGGGTLLDAADARLDGNFDAREMERVLVVGLWCVHPDYGFRPSIRQAMSALHFETPSPDLPPEMPVAMYAPPLGGYRSSYASSNGSSSTGNRSSISDRAAESRSFASADMNSRRRPTATPTNQAPGTEHVQSTNDSS; translated from the exons ATGGCCATGGCGACACCCAAGTGCCGTCCCGTCCTCGGCTTGCTGCTCCTAGCCGTATCCAGCTGCCTTCCGCTTGCCGTCACCTCGCTTAGCTTCGACTACAACTTCTCTGCCCCCGGCGTCCTCGCCAGCGCCGACCTCAAGTACATGAACGACTCCGCCCCGGTCCTCGACCGGATCGACCTCACCAACCTCTCTAGGAGCTGGAGCACCGGCCGCGTCGCCCACGGGCAGGCCGTGCGCCTCTGGGATGACGGCACCGGCAAGGCCGCCAGCTTCACCACCAACTTCACTTTCGCCGTCAAGTCTCTCAACGTGACCACCAGCCAG GGTGATGGCATGGCCTTCTTCGTGGGACCTTACCCGCCGAGCATGCCGACGGACGCCACCGGCGGCTTCCTGGCGCTGTTCAACAACCGCGGCAACCCGGCCAACACCTACTTCCCGCCGACCGTCGGCGTGGAGTTTGACACGTTCAGGAACGTCGAGTGGGACCCCGATGACGCCGTCAACCATCTCGGCCTCAACGTCAACAGCATCAGCTCCAAGGAGTACACGCCGCTGCCGGATGGGAGCTTCAATGGGGCCATGTCGGCGTCGGTCACGTACGACGCCGGCACGGCCACGCTCTCGGCGACCCTGCGGTTAGACGACATGCCGGAGCTGAGTTCTTACACCGTCAGCGCAAAAGTCGACTGGCGGGCCGCCGGCCTGACGCAGGACGCAGCTGTAGGATTCTCGGCGGCCATCGGGGACTACGTCGAGCAGCACCAGATTTTTTCTTGGTCGTTCGAGTCCACTCTGACCG ATGACATAATAACTTCAAAGAGGAAAAAAACTGGTCTAGTAGCCGGGCTGGTATCAACCGGCATCTTCATATTTGTCGCCGTAGCGGCATGGCTCGGTTACCTCCAATATCTGAAAAGCAAGAGCACTCACACTCAAGACACAGCTGAAGATTCAGATGCCCCGCTTGACCAAGACATGGACGACGTATTTGAGAACGGAGCGGGGCCTCGGAGATTCAGTTACGACGAGCTGTCCCGGGCAACCCGGGGATTCTCCGACGAGGAGAAGCTCGGCGAGGGCGGGTTTGGGGCAGTCTACCGAGGGTACCTACAGGAGCAAGGGCTTCATGTGGCCATCAAGAGGATCTCCAAGACGTCAAGGCAGGGGAGAAGGGAGTACGTCGCGGAGGTGACCATCATCGGCCGGTTGCGGCATCGCAACCTAGTCCTGCTCGTCGGATGGTGCCACAAAGCCGACGAGCTCCTGCTCGTCTATGAGCTCATGACCAACGGAAGCCTGGACGAGCATCTCTACAATTCCACGAGCATCCTGACATGGCCAACCAGGTACAAGATCATTCTTGGGACGGGGTCTGCGCTGCTCTACCTTCACCAGGAGTGGGAGCAGTGCGTGGTACACAGAGACATCAAGCCGAGCAACATCATGCTCGACGCCTCCTTCAACCCCAAGCTGGGTGACTTCGGGCTCGCGCGCCTCGTCGACCACAGCCGCGGCGGGTACACGACGATGCTGGCTGGCACCAAGGGTTACATGGACCCGGAGTGCGCGGTGACTAGCAGGGCTAGCACGGAGACCGACGTCTACAGCTTTGGTGTCGTCCTCCTCGAGGTAGCCTGCGGCCGGCGGCCCATCGCCCTGCTACTGGAGGATGAGGACAGGGTCGTGCTCGTACAATGGATCCAGAAGCTGTACGGGGGAGGCACGCTCCTCGACGCGGCGGACGCACGGCTCGACGGCAACTTCGACGCGCGGGAGATGGAACGCGTGCTGGTGGTGGGACTCTGGTGCGTGCACCCGGACTATGGTTTCCGTCCGTCCATCCGACAAGCCATGAGCGCGCTCCACTTCGAGACCCCATCTCCGGACCTGCCGCCGGAGATGCCGGTGGCGATGTACGCGCCGCCGCTCGGAGGGTACAGATCGAGCTACGCATCGTCGAATGGGAGTTCCAGCACCGGCAACCGCTCGTCGATAAGTGACCGGGCGGCGGAGAGTCGTTCTTTTGCCAGTGCCGATATGAACAGCCGCAGGAGGCCTACCGCGACACCCACGAATCAGGCACCGGGGACTGAGCATGTCCAGTCCACGAACGACTCTTCCTAG
- the LOC123140939 gene encoding uncharacterized protein, protein MNGFHASKGKPEGELTTEQDQGFQATDTLFRGAILSVLGDKIVDPFMTIMVGKDMWDALEAKFGVADAGSELYIMEQYHDYKMTDDRSVVEQAHEIQSLTKELEYLNCVLPDKFIVGGIIAKLPPSWRNFATSLKHKRQEFTVVNLIGTLDVEEKARAKDTCARFHEGNSSANLVQKRNFQTHKPKNKNYAGKGKFDGKYKAPQPVNFKKKKDTYKKKGKCHVCGSEEHWASSCKDRWDMRQNENNSKTANVIVGDVDMKDVGSQELHPC, encoded by the exons ATGAACGGTTTTCACGCCTCTAAAGGCAAGCCAGAGGGAGAGCTGACTACTGAGCAGGACCAAGGTTTCCAGGCTACAGACACCCTCTTTAGAGGTGCTATCTTGAGTGTTCTTGGCGACAAGATTGTCGATCCATTCATGACCATCATGGTCGgtaaagatatgtgggatgcactcgaagCCAAGTTTGGAGTCGCGGACGCAGGAAGTGAGTTGTATATCATGGAACAGTaccatgactacaagatgactgatgaccgCTCCGttgttgagcaggctcatgagattcaGTCGCTCACTAAAGAACTTGAGTATCTCAATTGTGTGTTACCGGACAAATTCATTgtcggaggcatcattgccaagcttcctccttcatggaggaattttgctacctctctgaagcataagaggcaagaGTTTACTGTTGTCAATctaattggcactcttgatgtggaagagaaGGCGAGGGCAAAAGACACATGTGCTCGTTTCCATGAGGGGAATTCCAGTGCCAATTTGGTACAAAAGAGAAATTTCCAAACCCACAAACCCAAGAACAAAAACTATGCGGGCAAAGGAAAATTTGATGGCAAGTACAAAGCCCCACAACCTgtcaacttcaagaagaagaaggatacttATAAGAAGAAAGGAAAGTGCCATGTATGTGGCAGTGAAGAACATTGGGCTTCATCCTGCAAGGACCGCTGGGACATGCGTCAGAATGAGAACAatagcaagaccgctaatgttaTTGTTGGCGATGTTGACATGAAAGATGTCGG gtcgcaagaaCTACACCCGTGCTGA